A genomic region of Leptotrichia hofstadii contains the following coding sequences:
- a CDS encoding transketolase, translated as MNSDYNEKVKEMKKLAANIRINTLKSLTNLGFGHYGGSLSIVEILAVLYGGIMNVDAKNPHWEGRDYFVLSKGHAGPALYTTLALKGFFPLEEIYTLNKNGTNLPSHPDRLKTKGIDATTGSLGQGISIATGIAKALQIDKKSNRVFCIVGDGEINEGQCWEAFQFIAHHNLNNLTVFLDYNKKQLDGALDEIIKPFSFEEKMKSFGFDAVTVKGNDIEKMYDILKVPRKNNEKPLFVILDTIKGQGVEYIEKLKNSHHLRLTDELKREIEKAIKDLESEVE; from the coding sequence ATGAATAGTGATTATAATGAAAAAGTGAAAGAAATGAAAAAATTAGCCGCCAATATTAGGATAAATACACTAAAATCCCTTACTAATTTAGGTTTTGGGCATTACGGCGGGAGTTTATCAATCGTTGAAATATTAGCAGTACTGTATGGCGGCATTATGAATGTTGATGCTAAAAATCCACATTGGGAAGGCAGAGATTATTTTGTGCTGTCAAAAGGGCATGCAGGCCCTGCACTCTATACAACTTTAGCTTTAAAAGGATTTTTCCCGCTTGAAGAAATTTACACATTAAATAAGAATGGAACAAATTTGCCAAGCCATCCGGATAGACTCAAAACAAAAGGAATTGATGCAACAACAGGTTCTCTAGGGCAAGGAATCTCAATTGCCACAGGAATTGCAAAAGCCTTACAAATAGATAAAAAATCTAATAGGGTATTCTGTATTGTTGGAGATGGAGAAATAAATGAAGGACAGTGCTGGGAAGCATTTCAGTTTATTGCTCACCATAACTTAAATAATTTAACGGTGTTCCTCGATTACAACAAAAAACAGCTGGACGGTGCTTTGGATGAAATAATAAAGCCATTCTCTTTTGAGGAAAAAATGAAATCATTCGGCTTTGATGCTGTTACTGTAAAAGGAAATGATATTGAAAAAATGTATGATATTTTGAAAGTGCCTCGTAAAAACAATGAAAAACCACTATTTGTAATACTTGACACTATAAAAGGGCAAGGTGTCGAATACATTGAAAAATTGAAAAATTCACATCATCTAAGATTGACTGATGAACTAAAGCGGGAAATCGAAAAGGCGATAAAGGATTTGGAAAGCGAGGTGGAATAA
- a CDS encoding transketolase family protein: MIKIYNGTPKKDEIEMRKVYSSKLCELLEKHNKIVALEADLMNAITTDKIQDKYPERVINCGIMEANMIGVAAGMSIAGKYPFAHTFTAFASRRCFDQLFMSGSYQKNNIKIIASDAGVTSAHNGGTHMSFEDMGIMRGLANTVVLEVTDAAMFENILEQIAIKDGFYWIRTIRKNASTIYEKGSTFEIGKGNLLKDGSDITLIANGIMVAEALKTAEKLENEGINAAVIDMFTLNPIDRELIKKYAQKTGKIVTCENHSIHNALGSAVAEVIAETGDAKLRRIGIKERFGQVGTLDFLMNEYELTAEHIYKAAMELLKD; the protein is encoded by the coding sequence ATGATAAAAATTTATAATGGAACTCCAAAAAAAGATGAAATAGAAATGAGAAAAGTTTATTCTTCCAAACTTTGTGAATTACTGGAAAAACATAATAAAATTGTAGCTCTTGAAGCTGACTTAATGAACGCAATTACAACTGACAAGATACAGGATAAATACCCTGAAAGAGTGATAAACTGCGGTATAATGGAAGCGAATATGATAGGTGTCGCAGCTGGAATGTCCATTGCTGGAAAATACCCCTTCGCACATACTTTTACAGCTTTCGCAAGTCGAAGATGCTTTGATCAGTTATTTATGTCAGGGTCATATCAGAAAAATAATATTAAAATAATCGCTTCTGACGCAGGAGTAACTTCCGCCCATAATGGAGGAACTCACATGTCCTTTGAAGATATGGGAATAATGAGAGGACTTGCCAATACAGTTGTACTGGAAGTGACAGATGCGGCAATGTTTGAAAATATTCTCGAACAAATTGCCATAAAAGATGGCTTCTACTGGATTAGAACAATTAGAAAAAATGCATCAACAATTTATGAAAAAGGCTCAACTTTTGAAATTGGAAAAGGAAATTTATTAAAAGATGGTTCAGATATCACTTTAATTGCTAATGGAATTATGGTGGCAGAAGCCTTGAAAACAGCAGAAAAATTGGAAAACGAAGGAATAAATGCCGCTGTAATAGATATGTTTACTTTAAATCCAATAGATAGGGAATTAATCAAAAAATATGCACAAAAAACAGGGAAAATAGTAACTTGTGAAAACCATAGTATTCACAATGCTTTAGGAAGTGCAGTCGCTGAAGTAATTGCTGAAACTGGAGACGCAAAATTAAGAAGAATTGGAATAAAGGAAAGATTTGGGCAAGTTGGAACTTTGGATTTTTTGATGAATGAATATGAGTTGACTGCAGAGCATATTTATAAAGCTGCGATGGAATTATTAAAAGATTAA